Proteins found in one Roseovarius pelagicus genomic segment:
- a CDS encoding DUF3916 domain-containing protein, which yields MRRLDMRPMKKLRGRARYERAFRRGMAGIAQDFPPEGCWRGDYYNWKLPVYEKVISPDHGSDAFRREAVQVMVDTAAQMAGHKPRGAEHARVAAIIEWPHLFGSEICVFFDRDYEFRFDPEQPTKHGCADYDMGWIKSRAPERDLLDMLQVAVPDGFSHAGIAFEEYQSEDDHTYAHERWVVMERSERIAA from the coding sequence ATGCGCCGTCTGGACATGCGCCCGATGAAGAAGCTGCGTGGTCGGGCGCGCTATGAACGTGCGTTCCGTCGCGGAATGGCTGGGATCGCGCAGGATTTTCCGCCCGAAGGTTGCTGGCGTGGCGACTATTACAACTGGAAACTTCCGGTTTATGAAAAGGTCATTTCCCCCGACCACGGAAGTGACGCATTTCGCCGTGAAGCCGTGCAGGTGATGGTCGATACTGCCGCCCAGATGGCGGGGCATAAGCCACGCGGCGCCGAACATGCTCGCGTGGCAGCGATCATCGAATGGCCGCATCTCTTTGGCTCGGAAATCTGCGTATTTTTCGACCGGGACTATGAGTTTCGCTTTGATCCCGAACAGCCGACCAAACATGGCTGCGCCGATTATGACATGGGTTGGATCAAGAGCCGCGCACCCGAGCGCGATCTGCTGGATATGCTGCAAGTGGCGGTGCCGGACGGCTTCTCTCATGCGGGGATCGCCTTCGAGGAATACCAGAGCGAAGACGACCACACCTATGCCCATGAGCGTTGGGTGGTGATGGAACGCAGTGAAAGGATCGCCGCATGA
- a CDS encoding undecaprenyl-diphosphate phosphatase, with protein sequence MMSDTTLVAAFLGLVEGLTEFIPVSSTGHLLLFGHFLGFDSPGRTFEVVIQLGAVLAILTVYFTRLSGVLCAAPHDPAARRFLWSILIAFLPAAVVGVMAHGFIKAVLFETPVLVAVMLIIGGVIMLFVDRHAPEPQHEDAMNLPLPIALSIGLFQCLAMVPGTSRSGATIVGALLMGVSKRAAAEFSFFLSIPTMAGAFAYDLWKNRDVLDLSALGDIAVGFALAFVTAVFVVKWVLDFISRNGYAFFGWWRIIVGVVAIALIWAGL encoded by the coding sequence CTGATGTCTGACACTACTCTGGTCGCGGCCTTTCTAGGGCTGGTCGAAGGGCTGACAGAGTTCATTCCGGTGTCCTCTACCGGGCACTTGCTGTTGTTCGGACATTTTCTGGGATTCGACAGCCCCGGGCGGACGTTCGAGGTGGTGATTCAGCTCGGTGCTGTGCTGGCTATCCTGACGGTCTATTTTACCAGATTGTCTGGCGTACTATGCGCAGCCCCCCATGATCCGGCCGCGCGGCGGTTCCTGTGGTCGATTCTGATCGCGTTCCTCCCTGCTGCGGTCGTCGGTGTGATGGCGCATGGGTTTATTAAGGCGGTTCTGTTTGAAACGCCAGTTCTGGTGGCTGTGATGCTGATCATTGGCGGCGTTATCATGCTATTCGTCGATCGCCATGCACCCGAGCCACAGCATGAGGACGCTATGAACCTGCCGTTGCCGATCGCACTATCCATCGGTCTCTTTCAGTGTCTGGCGATGGTGCCGGGGACCAGCCGTTCTGGCGCGACCATTGTCGGGGCGCTGCTGATGGGGGTTAGCAAACGGGCCGCAGCAGAGTTTTCGTTCTTTCTGTCGATCCCGACCATGGCGGGCGCGTTCGCCTATGACCTGTGGAAGAATCGCGATGTGTTGGACCTCAGCGCGCTGGGCGATATTGCCGTCGGCTTCGCGCTGGCCTTTGTGACGGCGGTTTTTGTGGTCAAGTGGGTTTTGGATTTCATCAGCCGCAATGGCTATGCCTTTTTCGGCTGGTGGCGAATCATCGTGGGCGTCGTGGCGATAGCGCTCATATGGGCAGGACTTTAG
- a CDS encoding tyrosine-type recombinase/integrase: MALTDLKIRKAKSKEKPYKVYDAHGLFVLIKPNGSKLWRQKYKHLGKERLVTHGSYPDVSLREARAKRDAISAQLESGVDPAVQKRLNQIEAETQARTTFLLVAEEFIQQAYDRELADATMRKKVWHIHTLAEALHHRPVNEITSAEILHLLKKVEHSGRRETAKKLRGTLSGVFRLAIVTLRAENDPTLAVRGALLPVKVTNRAAITDEKAFGQFLCDLEAYTGAGVIKDAILFQILTMARPGEVRGAKQAEFDLEERAWSIPAERTKMRREHIIPLSDQALELVRCNWIDVEGVELIFPSLNSNRKWLSENAFNSAIRRMGYAKEEVTAHGFRATASTILNTRGHDADVIEAALAHQDKNAIRRTYNRATYWEQRVVLMQRWSDIVTKLRAG; encoded by the coding sequence ATGGCTCTGACTGACCTCAAAATCCGTAAGGCAAAGTCCAAGGAAAAGCCGTACAAGGTCTATGATGCCCACGGTCTGTTTGTGCTAATAAAACCTAATGGGTCAAAGCTGTGGCGACAAAAATACAAGCATCTGGGCAAAGAGCGCTTGGTGACCCACGGTTCTTATCCGGACGTATCGCTACGAGAAGCCAGAGCCAAGCGGGACGCGATCAGCGCGCAGCTGGAGAGTGGAGTTGATCCCGCCGTCCAAAAACGTCTGAACCAGATCGAGGCTGAAACCCAAGCTCGAACCACCTTCCTGCTCGTGGCTGAAGAGTTCATTCAGCAGGCGTATGACCGTGAGTTGGCTGACGCCACGATGCGCAAGAAGGTTTGGCACATCCACACACTGGCTGAAGCGTTGCACCATCGTCCAGTCAATGAGATCACTTCTGCCGAAATCCTCCATCTGCTGAAGAAGGTCGAGCATAGCGGGCGGCGAGAGACGGCCAAAAAGTTGCGCGGTACGCTCTCTGGTGTGTTCCGGTTGGCGATTGTGACGTTGCGGGCGGAGAATGATCCGACCTTGGCGGTACGAGGTGCGTTGTTGCCGGTTAAGGTGACCAATCGAGCGGCGATCACTGATGAAAAAGCGTTTGGGCAGTTCTTGTGCGACCTTGAGGCCTATACGGGTGCTGGGGTGATCAAGGATGCGATCCTGTTCCAAATCCTAACGATGGCCCGCCCCGGCGAAGTGCGGGGTGCAAAACAGGCTGAATTCGATCTGGAAGAGAGAGCATGGAGCATCCCGGCTGAGCGAACGAAGATGCGGCGTGAGCACATAATACCGTTATCTGACCAGGCACTCGAACTGGTCAGATGCAATTGGATCGACGTTGAGGGGGTTGAGCTGATCTTTCCGTCGCTGAACTCCAACCGGAAATGGCTGTCTGAGAACGCTTTCAACTCAGCGATTCGCCGTATGGGGTACGCCAAAGAGGAAGTGACGGCTCACGGGTTTCGTGCTACCGCCAGCACAATTCTGAACACGCGTGGGCATGATGCGGATGTGATTGAGGCGGCGTTGGCCCATCAGGACAAGAATGCGATTCGGCGGACGTATAATCGGGCGACGTACTGGGAGCAGAGGGTGGTGTTGATGCAACGGTGGTCTGACATAGTGACCAAGCTTCGAGCCGGGTAA
- the gltB gene encoding glutamate synthase large subunit has protein sequence MTTYDAEWARAEEAKRNWLAENGMYGHDEEHSSCGVGLVVSVNGKPSRKVVQAGIDALKAIWHRGAVDADGMTGDGAGIHVQIPVPFFYDAIQRTGHEPREDQLVAIGQVFLPRTDFGAQEMCRTIVETEVLRMGHTIYGWRHVPVDITCLGEKANATRPEIEQIMISNAKGIEEEAFERELYVIRRRIEKAATAAGIAGLYIASLSCRSIIYKGMMLAEQVAVFYPDLMDERFKSAFAIYHQRYSTNTFPQWWLAQPFRMLAHNGEINTLKGNKNWMKSHEIRMASSAFGDLAEDIKPIIAGGSSDSAALDAVFEVLVRAGRSAPMAKTMLVPESWSKQTEDLPQAWRDMYSYCNSVMEPWDGPAALAMTDGRWVCAGLDRNGLRPMRYVVTGDGLLIAGSEAGMVPIDEATVRAKGALGPGQMLAVDMKSGQLFRDREIKDKLAAALPFGEWVGKINDLDEALAVVSEEPIHTGGDLRRRQIAAGYSIEELEQILAPMGEDGKEAIASMGDDTPSAVLSGTYRPLSHFFRQNFSQVTNPPIDSLREYRVMSLKTRFGNLKNVLDESSAQTEILVLESPFVGNAQWNVLMQQFNADVTEIDCTFEHGKGTLQAGLQRIRAEAEDAVRSGAGHLVLTDQNTGPERIGMPMILATNAVHSHLTRKGLRTFCSLNVRSAECIDPHYFAVLVGAGATVVNAYLAEDSLADRIERGLLEGTLTEAVARYRKAIDAGLLKIMSKMGISVISSYRGGLNFEAIGLSRAMCAEFFPGLVSRISGIGVSGIQTKLEEVHARAYGAAENVLPIGGFYKARKSGESHAWGAQTMHMMQTACNTASYELWKRYSAAMQANPPIHLRDLMAIKPLGSAIPLEEVESVTAIRKRFVTPGMSLGALSPEAHKTLNVAMNRIGARSDSGEGGEDPAHFLPEANGDNPSAKIKQVASGRFGVTAEYLNQCEELEIKVAQGAKPGEGGQLPGMKVTELIARLRHATPGVTLISPPPHHDIYSIEDLAQLIYDLKQINPIAKVTVKLVAQSGVGTIAAGVAKAKADVILISGHNGGTGASPATSIKYAGLPWEMGLTEAHQVLSMNKLRDRVTLRTDGGLRTGRDIVMAAMMGAEEYGIGTAALIAMGCIMVRQCQSNTCPVGVCTQDPALRDKFTGNADKVVNLITFYAQEVREVLAGIGARSLDDVIGRADLLAQVSRGSAHLDDLDLNPMLITVDGAKNVRYDRARPRNAVPDTLDADIVNDARRFLEDGEKMQLHYAIQNTDRTVGTRLSSHIVKKFGMRNSLQSDHLTVKLSGSAGQSLGAFAAPGLKLEVSGDANDYVGKGLSGGIIVVRPPMSSALEASENTIIGNTVLYGATAGYLFAAGRAGERFAVRNSGAHVVIEGCGNSGCEYMTGGVAVILGRIGANFGAGMTGGMAYLYDPDQSAGNLMNMETLATSPVAHPHWQAQLRELVERHAAETGSRKARDIMQHWELEMQHFVQVCPIEMLGKLPHPLEYADVAVPAE, from the coding sequence ATGACCACATACGACGCCGAATGGGCACGCGCCGAAGAAGCCAAGCGTAACTGGCTGGCCGAGAACGGCATGTATGGCCATGACGAGGAACACTCCTCTTGCGGGGTTGGCCTGGTGGTATCGGTCAATGGCAAGCCGAGCCGCAAGGTGGTGCAGGCCGGGATCGACGCGCTAAAGGCGATCTGGCACCGTGGTGCAGTCGATGCCGATGGTATGACCGGCGATGGGGCGGGCATTCATGTGCAGATCCCCGTTCCGTTCTTTTACGACGCAATCCAACGCACCGGCCACGAGCCGCGCGAGGATCAGCTGGTCGCGATTGGTCAGGTGTTTCTGCCGCGCACGGATTTTGGTGCGCAGGAAATGTGCCGGACCATTGTCGAAACCGAAGTGCTGCGCATGGGGCACACAATTTATGGCTGGCGGCATGTACCGGTGGACATCACCTGTCTGGGCGAGAAAGCCAACGCAACGCGGCCCGAGATCGAGCAAATCATGATCTCAAACGCCAAGGGGATCGAAGAAGAGGCGTTCGAGCGCGAGTTGTATGTCATACGTCGCCGGATCGAGAAGGCCGCAACTGCCGCCGGGATTGCCGGGCTTTATATCGCGTCGCTGAGTTGCCGCAGCATCATTTACAAGGGCATGATGCTGGCCGAGCAGGTGGCGGTGTTCTATCCGGACCTGATGGACGAACGGTTCAAATCCGCCTTTGCGATCTATCATCAGCGCTATTCGACCAACACATTCCCGCAGTGGTGGCTGGCGCAGCCGTTCCGCATGTTGGCTCATAACGGCGAGATCAACACGCTCAAGGGCAACAAGAACTGGATGAAGAGCCACGAGATCCGCATGGCGTCATCGGCGTTCGGTGATTTGGCCGAGGATATTAAACCAATCATCGCCGGGGGGTCATCGGATTCAGCTGCGCTGGATGCAGTGTTCGAGGTGCTGGTGCGCGCCGGACGTTCTGCGCCCATGGCCAAGACAATGCTCGTACCGGAAAGCTGGTCCAAGCAAACCGAGGATCTGCCGCAGGCATGGCGCGATATGTATTCGTATTGCAATAGCGTGATGGAACCGTGGGACGGCCCCGCTGCGCTGGCGATGACCGATGGCCGCTGGGTCTGTGCCGGTCTGGACCGGAACGGGTTGCGCCCGATGCGCTATGTGGTGACGGGTGACGGGCTGCTGATCGCGGGCAGCGAGGCTGGCATGGTGCCCATCGACGAGGCAACCGTGCGGGCCAAGGGCGCGCTTGGTCCCGGGCAGATGCTGGCCGTGGACATGAAAAGCGGGCAGTTATTCCGTGACCGCGAGATCAAGGACAAGCTGGCGGCCGCCCTGCCCTTTGGCGAGTGGGTCGGCAAGATCAACGATCTGGACGAGGCGCTGGCCGTGGTCAGCGAAGAGCCGATTCACACCGGGGGCGACCTGCGCCGCCGCCAGATTGCGGCGGGCTATTCCATCGAGGAACTGGAGCAGATTCTGGCGCCGATGGGCGAGGACGGCAAAGAGGCGATTGCGTCAATGGGTGACGACACGCCCAGCGCGGTGCTCAGCGGCACATATCGCCCGCTGAGCCATTTCTTCCGCCAGAACTTTAGCCAGGTGACCAACCCACCGATCGACAGCCTGCGCGAATACCGGGTGATGAGCCTGAAAACGCGCTTCGGCAACCTTAAGAACGTGCTGGACGAGAGCAGTGCGCAGACCGAGATTCTGGTGCTGGAAAGCCCGTTTGTCGGCAATGCGCAATGGAACGTGCTGATGCAGCAGTTCAACGCGGATGTGACCGAGATTGATTGTACGTTCGAGCATGGCAAGGGGACCTTGCAGGCCGGGCTGCAACGTATCCGCGCCGAGGCAGAGGATGCCGTGCGGTCAGGCGCGGGGCATCTGGTGCTGACCGATCAGAACACCGGCCCAGAGCGGATCGGCATGCCGATGATTCTGGCCACCAATGCCGTTCACAGCCACCTGACACGCAAGGGGTTGCGGACCTTCTGTTCGCTCAACGTGCGGTCGGCGGAATGTATTGACCCGCATTATTTTGCCGTGCTGGTGGGCGCTGGCGCAACTGTTGTGAACGCCTATCTGGCCGAGGACAGTCTGGCCGACCGGATCGAACGGGGGCTGCTGGAAGGGACGCTGACCGAGGCCGTCGCGCGTTATCGCAAGGCGATTGACGCGGGCCTGCTGAAAATCATGTCCAAGATGGGGATTTCTGTCATCTCGTCCTATCGGGGTGGTCTGAATTTCGAGGCAATCGGCCTGAGCCGGGCGATGTGCGCCGAGTTTTTCCCCGGCCTTGTCAGCCGGATCAGCGGGATCGGCGTCAGCGGCATCCAGACCAAGCTGGAAGAGGTCCATGCCCGTGCCTATGGCGCAGCCGAGAACGTCCTGCCCATCGGCGGGTTCTACAAGGCGCGCAAATCCGGAGAGAGCCACGCATGGGGCGCGCAGACCATGCATATGATGCAGACGGCCTGTAATACTGCCAGCTATGAGCTGTGGAAGCGGTATTCAGCCGCGATGCAGGCCAACCCGCCGATTCATCTGCGCGATCTGATGGCGATCAAGCCACTGGGCAGCGCGATCCCCCTCGAAGAGGTGGAAAGCGTAACAGCGATCCGCAAGCGGTTCGTGACGCCGGGGATGAGCCTTGGCGCGCTCAGCCCCGAGGCGCACAAGACGTTGAATGTGGCCATGAACCGTATCGGTGCGCGCAGCGACAGTGGCGAGGGCGGCGAAGACCCGGCACATTTCCTGCCCGAGGCGAATGGTGACAACCCGTCGGCCAAGATCAAGCAGGTCGCATCGGGCCGGTTTGGCGTGACGGCAGAGTATCTGAACCAGTGCGAGGAACTGGAAATCAAGGTCGCGCAGGGTGCCAAGCCCGGCGAAGGTGGCCAGCTACCCGGTATGAAAGTGACCGAACTGATCGCGCGTTTGCGCCACGCCACACCGGGCGTCACCCTGATCAGTCCACCGCCGCACCACGATATCTATTCCATCGAGGATCTGGCGCAGCTGATTTACGACCTGAAGCAGATCAACCCGATCGCCAAAGTCACGGTCAAGCTGGTGGCACAATCGGGCGTGGGCACGATTGCCGCCGGTGTGGCCAAGGCCAAGGCGGATGTGATCCTGATCAGCGGCCACAATGGCGGCACCGGAGCCAGCCCGGCAACGTCGATCAAATACGCAGGCCTGCCGTGGGAAATGGGCCTGACCGAGGCGCATCAGGTGCTGAGCATGAACAAGCTGCGTGACCGCGTGACGCTGCGCACGGATGGCGGGCTGCGTACCGGGCGCGACATTGTCATGGCAGCGATGATGGGCGCCGAGGAATACGGCATCGGCACTGCCGCGCTGATCGCAATGGGCTGTATCATGGTACGCCAATGCCAAAGCAACACCTGTCCCGTTGGCGTCTGCACTCAGGACCCTGCGCTGCGCGACAAGTTTACCGGCAATGCGGACAAGGTCGTGAACCTGATCACCTTCTACGCGCAGGAAGTGCGCGAGGTGCTGGCCGGGATTGGCGCGCGCAGTCTGGACGACGTGATCGGACGTGCCGATCTGCTGGCGCAGGTCAGCCGGGGCAGCGCGCATCTGGATGATCTGGATTTGAACCCGATGCTGATCACCGTCGATGGCGCCAAGAACGTGCGCTATGACCGCGCCCGCCCACGCAATGCCGTGCCCGACACGCTGGATGCGGATATCGTCAACGATGCGCGCCGGTTCCTGGAGGACGGTGAAAAGATGCAGCTGCACTATGCCATCCAGAACACCGACCGGACCGTGGGCACCCGCCTGAGCAGCCATATCGTCAAGAAGTTCGGCATGCGCAATTCGCTGCAATCCGACCACCTGACAGTCAAATTGTCGGGCAGTGCGGGCCAATCTCTGGGGGCGTTTGCCGCGCCGGGGCTGAAGCTGGAAGTATCGGGTGATGCCAATGATTATGTGGGCAAGGGCCTGTCGGGTGGCATCATCGTTGTACGCCCGCCAATGTCCAGCGCGCTGGAGGCGTCAGAGAACACGATCATCGGCAATACGGTGCTATACGGGGCCACGGCGGGCTATCTCTTTGCCGCCGGGCGCGCTGGCGAGCGGTTCGCGGTGCGTAACAGTGGCGCGCATGTGGTGATCGAAGGCTGCGGCAACAGTGGATGCGAATACATGACCGGGGGCGTTGCGGTGATTCTGGGACGGATCGGGGCAAATTTCGGGGCCGGCATGACAGGCGGAATGGCCTATCTGTATGATCCTGACCAGAGCGCCGGAAACCTGATGAACATGGAAACGCTGGCCACGTCACCCGTCGCACATCCGCATTGGCAGGCCCAACTGCGTGAACTGGTGGAACGCCACGCCGCAGAGACCGGCAGCCGTAAGGCGCGCGATATCATGCAGCATTGGGAACTGGAGATGCAGCACTTTGTTCAGGTTTGCCCGATCGAGATGCTGGGCAAGCTGCCGCACCCATTGGAATACGCAGACGTGGCTGTTCCGGCGGAGTAG
- a CDS encoding GFA family protein, protein MAEKTGKCMCGAISFTARGSLDRFNICACDMCRRITGSQFFSVWLNMSELDLSGADNIRTLQSSDWAERAFCGNCGSVLWYRPTDGAEGVGLSLGLFDDVTGLVGDNHWYTDKAICQTVTLPPAHTLTEAETEAQYNGGTD, encoded by the coding sequence ATGGCGGAGAAGACAGGGAAATGCATGTGCGGCGCGATCAGCTTTACCGCGCGGGGCAGCCTTGACCGTTTTAACATCTGTGCCTGTGATATGTGCCGCCGGATCACCGGATCGCAGTTTTTTAGTGTCTGGCTGAATATGTCAGAGTTGGACCTGAGCGGCGCCGATAACATCCGCACGCTGCAAAGCTCTGATTGGGCCGAACGCGCATTCTGCGGCAATTGCGGGTCGGTCCTGTGGTATCGCCCGACCGATGGCGCCGAGGGCGTCGGGCTGTCGCTGGGCCTGTTTGACGATGTGACCGGGCTGGTTGGGGACAATCATTGGTACACTGACAAGGCGATATGCCAGACCGTAACACTTCCCCCCGCGCACACCCTGACCGAAGCCGAGACAGAGGCGCAATACAATGGTGGGACGGATTGA
- a CDS encoding NAD(P)-dependent oxidoreductase codes for MANDPMLKFVTVPRDMPEKRAPDLRNQDFHEIYAEYADAKAREQASRCSQCGVPYCQTHCPLHNNIPDWLRLTAEGRLQEAYELSQATNTFPEICGRICPQDRLCEGNCVIEQSGHGTVTIGSVEKYITDTAWEQGWVKPVAPMADRAESVGIIGAGPGGLAAADVLRRAGVQVTVYDRYDRGGGLMTYGIPGFKLEKDVVMRRIDQLEQGGVEMKLDCNVGEDISFGAIRGKHDAVIIATGVYKSRELQGPGAGATGIVRAIDYLTASNRLSFGDTVPEIDSGELNASGKRVVVIGGGDTAMDCVRTAIRQGATSVKCLYRRDRANMPGSQREVNNAEEEGVIFEWLSAPKGFLGDPVTAVKVQQMRLGAPDATGRQSPEEIEGAVYDEPADLVIKALGFEAEDLPGLWDQPELAVTRWGTIKAEYTTGRTEMDSVYAVGDIVRGASLVVWAIRDGRDTAAAVLEDLSATAAMAAE; via the coding sequence GTGGCCAATGATCCTATGCTAAAATTCGTAACCGTGCCCCGGGATATGCCGGAAAAGCGCGCGCCTGATCTACGCAATCAGGATTTCCACGAGATTTATGCCGAGTACGCAGACGCCAAGGCCCGCGAACAGGCCAGCCGATGCAGCCAGTGCGGTGTGCCCTACTGTCAGACCCACTGCCCTCTGCACAACAACATCCCAGATTGGTTGCGTCTGACCGCCGAAGGGCGGCTGCAAGAAGCCTATGAGCTGAGTCAGGCCACCAACACCTTTCCGGAAATTTGCGGCCGCATTTGCCCACAAGACCGCCTGTGCGAAGGCAACTGCGTGATCGAGCAATCTGGCCACGGTACCGTGACCATCGGATCAGTCGAGAAATACATCACCGACACCGCATGGGAACAAGGCTGGGTCAAACCCGTCGCGCCCATGGCCGACCGGGCCGAAAGCGTCGGGATCATCGGCGCGGGCCCCGGTGGGTTGGCAGCCGCGGATGTGTTGCGGCGCGCGGGCGTTCAGGTGACGGTCTATGACCGCTATGACCGGGGTGGCGGGCTGATGACCTACGGCATTCCCGGATTCAAACTGGAAAAAGACGTGGTCATGCGCCGCATCGACCAGTTGGAGCAGGGCGGCGTGGAAATGAAGCTGGACTGCAACGTGGGTGAGGACATTTCCTTTGGTGCGATCCGGGGCAAGCATGACGCGGTGATTATCGCGACAGGTGTCTATAAATCACGCGAATTGCAGGGTCCGGGTGCCGGTGCGACCGGCATCGTACGAGCGATTGACTATCTGACGGCATCCAACCGGCTATCGTTTGGTGACACAGTGCCAGAGATCGATAGCGGCGAGTTGAACGCAAGCGGCAAGAGGGTCGTCGTCATCGGCGGGGGCGATACGGCGATGGATTGTGTGCGCACCGCCATCCGGCAGGGCGCAACATCGGTCAAATGCCTGTATCGACGCGACCGGGCCAACATGCCGGGCAGCCAGCGCGAAGTGAACAACGCCGAAGAAGAGGGCGTGATCTTTGAATGGTTGAGCGCGCCCAAGGGCTTTCTTGGTGATCCGGTAACGGCAGTGAAAGTGCAGCAGATGCGGCTGGGAGCGCCCGATGCCACGGGCCGCCAAAGCCCAGAAGAGATCGAAGGCGCAGTTTATGATGAGCCTGCGGATCTTGTTATCAAGGCACTGGGGTTTGAAGCCGAAGACCTGCCGGGCCTGTGGGATCAACCCGAACTGGCGGTGACCCGCTGGGGCACGATCAAGGCCGAGTACACCACCGGGCGCACTGAAATGGACAGCGTCTATGCGGTGGGCGATATCGTGCGTGGCGCGTCTCTGGTCGTTTGGGCGATCCGCGATGGCCGTGACACGGCAGCGGCTGTTCTGGAGGATCTGAGCGCCACAGCGGCGATGGCGGCGGAATAG
- a CDS encoding complex I NDUFA9 subunit family protein, with the protein MSKLVTIYGGSGFVGRYITRRLAKAGWRVRVAVRRPHEAVHVTPYGVVGQVAPVLCNIRDDDSVRSVMQGTDVVINCVGTFDRKGKNNFDAVQHEGAARIARIAAETGIARMIHISAIGADVDADSEYARSKGMGEDAVLEHFPSAVILRPSVIFGAEDSFFNRFASMTRMGPVLPVVGANTKFQPVYVDDVAAAAEMAALGQAAPGIYELGGPDVNTFRELMQQMLHVVRRRRLIMNIPFGIARLMAGVMELVQTISLGLVPPQITRDQVANLHHDNVVGDDAKGFADLGIEPQALEAVLPDYLWRFRPAGQYEAIKESASNLRA; encoded by the coding sequence ATGTCGAAACTCGTCACAATCTACGGCGGATCAGGCTTTGTCGGACGCTATATCACCAGACGCTTGGCCAAAGCCGGCTGGCGTGTTCGCGTCGCGGTTAGACGCCCACACGAGGCCGTACATGTCACGCCCTATGGTGTCGTCGGTCAGGTTGCCCCGGTTCTGTGCAATATCCGTGACGATGACAGTGTGCGCTCTGTCATGCAGGGTACCGATGTGGTGATCAATTGCGTTGGCACATTCGATCGCAAGGGCAAGAATAATTTTGACGCCGTCCAGCATGAGGGTGCCGCGCGCATCGCACGCATCGCCGCCGAAACGGGCATTGCGCGCATGATTCACATCTCGGCCATCGGGGCCGATGTGGATGCCGACAGCGAATATGCCCGATCCAAAGGGATGGGCGAAGATGCGGTGCTGGAGCATTTCCCAAGCGCCGTGATTCTGCGTCCCTCGGTCATATTCGGGGCAGAGGATTCGTTCTTTAACCGGTTTGCCAGTATGACGCGGATGGGTCCGGTTCTGCCAGTGGTCGGGGCGAATACAAAGTTTCAGCCGGTTTATGTCGACGACGTCGCCGCCGCTGCGGAAATGGCGGCATTGGGTCAAGCCGCGCCCGGTATCTACGAGTTGGGCGGCCCGGACGTGAACACGTTCCGCGAGTTGATGCAGCAGATGCTGCATGTGGTTCGCCGCCGCCGCCTGATTATGAACATACCGTTCGGGATCGCACGGCTGATGGCGGGTGTGATGGAACTGGTTCAGACTATATCTTTGGGTCTGGTGCCACCACAGATCACCCGCGATCAGGTTGCCAACCTGCACCACGACAACGTTGTGGGCGATGACGCAAAGGGCTTTGCCGATCTGGGTATCGAGCCGCAGGCCCTTGAGGCCGTTTTGCCGGATTACCTTTGGCGCTTTCGCCCGGCGGGTCAGTACGAGGCGATCAAGGAATCAGCCAGCAATCTGCGCGCCTGA
- a CDS encoding GFA family protein, with protein MSIEGKCLCGAVHITVDGRHESQIGACHCRMCQAWSGGLFVCFEADADAVQITGQVARHISSSFAERAFCPTCGSHLWMRDTDRVDAPYDLMPGLFDAAHDWPLRSEIYADRAMTAICLDGTHRRTSRAEYETTNTHVEGDTP; from the coding sequence ATGAGCATCGAGGGAAAATGTCTGTGCGGTGCGGTTCATATCACAGTGGACGGTCGCCATGAGTCGCAGATCGGTGCCTGTCATTGCCGGATGTGTCAGGCTTGGTCGGGTGGTCTCTTTGTCTGTTTCGAAGCGGATGCCGATGCTGTCCAGATCACCGGTCAAGTTGCGCGGCACATATCATCATCCTTTGCCGAGAGAGCGTTCTGTCCGACCTGTGGATCGCATTTGTGGATGCGCGACACTGACCGCGTTGACGCCCCTTATGATCTGATGCCGGGATTGTTCGATGCGGCACATGACTGGCCGCTCCGATCCGAGATTTACGCCGATCGTGCAATGACCGCGATCTGCCTCGATGGCACGCACCGCCGTACCTCGCGTGCCGAATACGAGACCACCAACACCCATGTCGAGGGAGACACACCATGA